The Coriobacteriia bacterium genome includes a window with the following:
- a CDS encoding M23 family metallopeptidase, producing the protein MSPVLRPLGRRVRVRVAVLTAARPSIRVVLVGALMVVALLTLPATAHAGWPLARDDGTLLAFGATYADADGGGSQHRGVDLRASAGDAVLAPLAGEVTFVGSVPGVGGGRVRAMTIATASGAVTLLPFDGTTVARGERVSAGDRVGTLAGSGDGSSSELHVHVGVRTGSLYIDPLGVLAPPATTPQQSAELPEAAGAAAHAAAGASLGSGVSVAGGARVMAPGGEIAPGVSVATRGARARASSSRTQRQQGRASAGGSDLQQTVLTASGVVVAAGSTAAPAQAPTPATWLADLVGRVRAVAVKSARVAGLVVLAVLAALGALWPLWRSDRKGAGKVLVSGVGEDVAAVPGR; encoded by the coding sequence ATGTCTCCCGTTCTCAGGCCCTTAGGTCGTCGCGTCCGCGTCCGCGTGGCCGTACTCACAGCGGCAAGGCCGTCGATCCGCGTGGTCCTCGTGGGCGCGCTGATGGTTGTCGCACTACTCACGCTTCCTGCGACGGCGCACGCCGGCTGGCCGCTTGCGCGAGACGATGGAACGCTGCTCGCGTTCGGAGCGACGTACGCTGATGCCGACGGCGGTGGCTCGCAGCATCGCGGTGTGGACCTGCGCGCGTCCGCAGGCGATGCGGTGCTTGCGCCCCTCGCCGGCGAGGTCACGTTCGTCGGCAGCGTGCCCGGCGTGGGCGGCGGGAGAGTCCGCGCCATGACGATCGCCACCGCGAGTGGGGCCGTGACTCTACTGCCGTTTGACGGCACCACTGTCGCACGCGGTGAGCGCGTCTCGGCGGGGGATCGCGTGGGGACGCTGGCAGGCTCAGGCGACGGCTCGAGCTCGGAGCTGCATGTGCACGTCGGTGTTCGCACGGGTTCGCTCTACATCGATCCGCTCGGCGTGCTTGCGCCGCCGGCCACGACTCCGCAGCAGAGCGCCGAGCTGCCGGAAGCGGCCGGAGCGGCGGCGCATGCGGCCGCCGGGGCCTCGCTCGGCTCGGGCGTGTCGGTCGCCGGCGGCGCGCGCGTGATGGCGCCGGGCGGCGAGATCGCACCGGGAGTCAGCGTTGCGACGCGCGGTGCACGGGCTCGCGCATCGAGCTCGCGCACGCAGCGGCAGCAGGGGCGCGCATCCGCCGGCGGGAGCGACCTCCAGCAAACGGTGCTCACGGCATCGGGTGTGGTGGTCGCCGCGGGTTCCACGGCCGCGCCCGCACAGGCACCAACTCCCGCTACGTGGCTTGCGGACCTCGTCGGACGGGTGCGGGCCGTCGCGGTGAAGTCGGCTCGGGTCGCAGGCCTCGTGGTACTTGCGGTACTAGCTGCGCTCGGCGCGCTCTGGCCGTTGTGGCGATCAGACAGGAAAGGTGCCGGAAAGGTTCTCGTCAGTGGTGTGGGAGAGGATGTTGCCGCAGTGCCGGGCCGGTGA
- a CDS encoding DUF1461 domain-containing protein: protein MTTWLVGLVLAVFMLGAAVVPLTIPAFTRLLAGRTSLAVEAGLSSETMLGVAEQVRHFVVDPEAPTLPATVEGRAGFDESAVSHLLDVRRVLAAARIATGVLALLSAVGLGIEVARRRTDRIADALVAGAVCSVALVAVSVLLAVSDFEAFFASFHGLFFSAGTWTFPYDSLLIQVFPEPFWMTAGVVWGVLVVLGAGVMVLGAWALRRDRVVSWSQTARPIH from the coding sequence GTGACGACGTGGCTTGTGGGCCTCGTGCTCGCGGTCTTCATGCTCGGGGCGGCGGTGGTTCCCCTCACGATCCCGGCGTTCACGCGCCTGCTCGCCGGGCGCACTTCCCTCGCAGTGGAGGCCGGACTGTCGTCTGAAACCATGCTCGGCGTCGCCGAGCAGGTCCGGCACTTCGTAGTCGACCCTGAGGCGCCGACGTTGCCCGCGACCGTCGAGGGGCGCGCCGGTTTCGACGAGTCGGCCGTCTCACATCTGCTCGACGTTCGCCGCGTGCTGGCTGCCGCTCGCATCGCCACGGGCGTGCTCGCACTCCTCTCGGCGGTGGGTTTGGGCATCGAGGTGGCGCGCCGTCGGACGGATCGCATCGCCGATGCGCTCGTGGCGGGCGCCGTGTGTTCCGTCGCGCTCGTGGCGGTTTCGGTGCTGCTTGCCGTGAGCGACTTCGAGGCGTTCTTCGCCTCGTTCCATGGCCTGTTCTTCTCGGCGGGGACCTGGACGTTCCCCTACGATTCCCTGCTCATACAGGTGTTTCCCGAGCCGTTCTGGATGACGGCTGGCGTCGTATGGGGAGTGCTCGTGGTGCTCGGTGCAGGGGTGATGGTGCTCGGCGCATGGGCCCTTCGGCGGGATCGAGTGGTGTCGTGGTCACAGACCGCTCGTCCGATTCACTAG